AGGTTTAGTTTATAATTAAATAAATTTTAAGTAGGAGAGGATTACTATGAAAATAAGCCCTTATATTTTTAGGGAATATGATATTAGAGGAAAAGTTGGAGAAGATTTTACTGAGGAAGTAGTTAAAGAAATTGGAAAAGCCTACGGAACAATTATCAGAAGAAAGGGAGGAAGAAAAATTTGTTGCGGAAGAGATGGAAGACTCTCCTCTTCCTCTTTACAAGAAGCACTTATTGAGGGGATTTTATCAACTGGAATTGAAGTAATAAATATAGGAATTTGTCCTACACCTGTAATGTATTTCTCTCTTTTTGCTTTTGAAGATTCTGATGGGGGAATCCAAGTTACAGGTTCACATAATCCCCCAGAATTTAATGGTTTAAAAATCTGTGTAGGAAAGGATACCATCTTTGGACCCCAAATTCAAGAAATAAGAAAAATTATTGAAAAAAAGGATTATGAAAAAGGAAATGGAAAAATTGAAGAAAGAGAGATTTTAAACAAATATATAGATTATGTTTGCAATAATATAGAATTAAAAAGACCATTAAAAGTGGTTTTAGACCCAGGAAATGGAGTTTGTAGTTTAACAGCTCCTGAAATTTTTAAAAGGCTCGGTTGTGAGGTAGAATGCCTTTTTTGTGAAATAGACGGAACCTTCCCTAATCACTTTCCTGATCCTGTTGTTCCTGAAAATCTAAAATGGCTTAAAGATAAGGTTTTAAAAGGTGGATATGAAGTAGGTTTTGGATACGATGGAGATGGAGATAGGTTAGGAGTTATTGATGAAAAAGGAAATATTATTTGGGGAGACCAGCTTTTAATCATTCTTGCTAAGGATTTATTAAAAAAATATCCAGGAGCAAAAATAATAGGAGAAGTTAAATGCTCCAGAACCTTGTACGAAACAATAGCTAAACTTGGAGGAATACCAATAATGTGGAAAACAGGTCATTCTCTTATTAAAAATAAAATGAAAGAAGAAAAGGCACTTCTTGCAGGAGAAATGAGTGGACACATCTTTTTTGCAGATAAATGGTTCGG
The window above is part of the Thermodesulfobacterium geofontis OPF15 genome. Proteins encoded here:
- a CDS encoding phosphomannomutase/phosphoglucomutase; the encoded protein is MKISPYIFREYDIRGKVGEDFTEEVVKEIGKAYGTIIRRKGGRKICCGRDGRLSSSSLQEALIEGILSTGIEVINIGICPTPVMYFSLFAFEDSDGGIQVTGSHNPPEFNGLKICVGKDTIFGPQIQEIRKIIEKKDYEKGNGKIEEREILNKYIDYVCNNIELKRPLKVVLDPGNGVCSLTAPEIFKRLGCEVECLFCEIDGTFPNHFPDPVVPENLKWLKDKVLKGGYEVGFGYDGDGDRLGVIDEKGNIIWGDQLLIILAKDLLKKYPGAKIIGEVKCSRTLYETIAKLGGIPIMWKTGHSLIKNKMKEEKALLAGEMSGHIFFADKWFGFDDGVYASLRLIEILSQNNIPLSEYLKDIPKMYSTPEIRKECPDEVKFKVVERLIKKFKNEGLNVIDVDGARIEFKEGWALVRASNTQPVLVLRFEAETEEFLKRLQDIVYKSLEEILKEV